A portion of the Papilio machaon chromosome Z, ilPapMach1.1, whole genome shotgun sequence genome contains these proteins:
- the LOC106717156 gene encoding glycine-rich cell wall structural protein-like, translated as MASRLALTCVLLASVGICSATFGHEHVHIRVHIPEQHHSSKEVVVHEHHDHGHGGGGGGGGYGGGHGGSFADHLHGGFIDHLKGHDHGGHGGFGGGFGGGHGISIGGGYGGGSGHDIGGSHGDIGLGGGHGGGGYESHDIGGSIGSGGHGGHDFGGGFGGGHGGGFGGGFGGGHGGGGYGGSHGDSGFGGGHGIDGGFGGHDLGGGHGGSDIGSHDFGGGHGGGLDIGGGHGGYDLGGGHVGGGHDIGDGHGGGGIGGGYGSGHGGDFGGSLGGGFGGGHIGGHDFGGGLGGSHGGHDHYSGGGLSGGLSGGFSSGGHDSYSGGGGFSFGGHSSHGSGGLGDFGGSHDSYSIGGHGGGGSHDSYSLTSSYDSFGSGGHGGHGGGSYSSGGHSFGGGHGGDSYSLGHSHGSGGGHGIADISLTDIGGGHGGGHGGDEFGGDSYTNALGAGHGGGPYHKRK; from the exons ATGGCTTCTCGCTTGGCT CTGACCTGTGTCCTACTGGCTAGCGTTGGCATCTGCTCCGCGACTTTTGGCCATGAACa CGTTCACATACGAGTTCATATACCGGAACAACATCACTCGTCAAAGGAAGTTGTAGTGCACGAGCATCATGACCATGGCCACGGTGGAGGCGGCGGTGGAGGAGGATACGGAGGTGGACACGGTGGAAGTTTCGCAGATCATCTACACGGAGGCTTTATAGACCACTTGAAAGGCCATGATCACGGAGGTCACGGAGGCTTTGGAGGCGGATTTGGCGGTGGTCACGGCATTTCCATCGGAGGAGGATACGGCGGCGGTAGTGGACATGACATCGGTGGAAGTCACGGGGATATAGGACTTGGAGGTGGCCACGGAGGTGGTGGATATGAAAGTCATGATATCGGTGGTAGCATTGGAAGCGGCGGACACGGAGGACATGATTTTGGCGGTGGATTTGGAGGTGGTCACGGAGGTGGATTTGGAGGTGGGTTCGGGGGTGGTCACGGAGGTGGTGGATACGGCGGAAGTCATGGAGATAGCGGATTCGGAGGTGGCCACGGAATCGACGGAGGATTCGGGGGCCATGACTTAGGCGGTGGTCATGGAGGAAGTGATATTGGCAGTCATGACTTTGGAGGTGGCCATGGGGGTGGCCTAGATATCGGAGGTGGACATGGTGGATACGATTTAGGAGGTGGACATGTTGGGGGCGGCCACGATATTGGCGATGGACATGGAGGTGGAGGAATCGGCGGTGGATATGGAAGCGGACATGGCGGTGATTTTGGTGGAAGCTTAGGAGGCGGATTTGGAGGCGGCCATATCGGTGGTCATGATTTTGGCGGTGGATTAGGAGGCAGTCACGGAGGACATGATCATTATAGCGGTGGCGGATTATCAGGAGGATTAAGTGGTGGATTTTCATCTGGGGGCCATGATAGTTACAGTGGTGGCGGCGGATTTTCGTTTGGCGGACATAGTAGTCATGGATCTGGAGGCCTTGGTGATTTCGGAGGTAGCCATGACTCTTATAGCATCGGAGGACATGGCGGAGGAGGCAGTCATGATAGCTACTCATTAACCAGCAGTTACGATTCATTTGGCAGTGGCGGCCATGGTGGTCATGGTGGAGGCAGTTACAGTAGTGGTGGCCATAGTTTCGGCGGTGGACATGGTGGTGACAGTTATAGTTTAGGACACAGTCACGGGTCAGGCGGTGGCCACGGTATTGCCGACATAAGTTTAACAGATATTGGTGGTGGCCACGGAGGCGGTCACGGTGGCGATGAATTTGGTGGTGACAGTTATACAAATGCCCTTGGCGCAGGTCATGGCGGTGGTCCTTACCACAAACGGAAATAA